A genome region from Rissa tridactyla isolate bRisTri1 chromosome 18, bRisTri1.patW.cur.20221130, whole genome shotgun sequence includes the following:
- the SDC3 gene encoding syndecan-3 codes for MPGEVPPPAPRGLRSLLLLLLLLLGAPAALAQRWRNENYERPVDLEGSGDDDPFGDDELDDVYSGSGSGYFEQESGLETAVSLTTDTSVTLPTTAAVLPITSVQPVATPFEPFPAEYTTPEQTTSILYIPRMTETPVIPSWKATTTSTTASDSPTTTTATTTTATTTTTTAATTTTSTTMATAKPTTVRRFLPPFVTKAATTRATTLETPTTAVLETSAPTEAATSRLIPTSMTKPRSLPKPSTSRTADLTEKSTALPSSPATLPPTEAPQMEPGEVTTVLDNELEVPVSSGPSGDFEIREEEETTRPDLGNEVMAVVTPPSGPGLGKNAEPGLIDNTIDSGNSAAQLPQKNILERKEVLIAVIVGGVVGALFAAFLVMLLIYRMKKKDEGSYTLEEPKQANVTYQKPDKQEEFYA; via the exons GCTCAGCGCTGGCGCAACGAGAACTACGAGAGGCCCGTGGACCTGGAGGGCTCCGGGGACGATGACCCCTTTGGGGATGATGAACTGGACGATGTCTACTCGGGCTCTGGCTCGGGGT ATTTCGAGCAGGAGTCGGGGCTTGAGACGGCAGTGAGCCTCACCACAGACACGTCGGTCACGCTCCCCACCACGGCAGCCGTGCTGCCCATCACCTCGGTGCAGCCTGTGGCAACCCCTTTTGAACCATTCCCTGCTGAGTACACCACCCCCGAGCAGACAACCAGCATCTTGTATATCCCCAGGATGACAGAGACTCCAGTGATCCCCAGTTGGAAAGCAACCACCACCAGTACCACTGCCAGTGACTCCCCTACCACCAcgactgccaccaccaccacagccaccaccaccacaaccactgCGGCTAcgaccaccaccagcaccaccatggccactgccaagcccaccaccgTCCGGAGGTTCCTCCCGCCCTTTGTCACCAAGGCAGCCACCACCCGGGCCACCACCTTGGAGACACCCACCACCGCCGTCCTCGAAACCAGCGCACCAACAGAGGCGGCCACGTCACGGCTCATCCCCACCAGCATGACCAAGCCCAGGTCCCTGCCAAAACCAAGCACCTCCAGGACTGCAGACCTCACAGAAAAAAGCACTGCCTTGCCATCCAGTCCTGCCACGCTGCCGCCCACAGAAGCCCCCCAG ATGGAGCCAGGGGAGGTAACGACAGTCCTCGACAACGAGCTGGAGGTCCCAGTCAGCAGCGGCCCCAGCGGGGACTTTGAGATccgggaggaggaagagacaacTCGTCCCGACCTCGGTAATGAGGTGATGGCCGTGGTGACACCGCCGTCGGGACCTGGGCTGGGCAAGAACGCAGAGCCGGGGCTCATCGACAACACGATAGACTCCGGCAACTCAGCCGCTCAGCTCCCCCAGAAAAACATCCTGGAGAGGAAAGAAGTGTTGATAG CGGTGATCGTGGGCGGCGTGGTGGGAGCCCTCTTCGCTGCCTTCCTGGTCATGCTGCTCATCTACCGGATGAAGAAGAAGGACGAAGGCAGTTACACGCTGGAGGAGCCCAAACAAGCCAACGTGACGTACCAGAAGCCCGACAAGCAGGAGGAGTTTTACGCGTAG